In Ciconia boyciana chromosome 1, ASM3463844v1, whole genome shotgun sequence, the genomic stretch cccaagcacTTAAGCACAGAAGCCTCATCTCTGGCTTTGCCTACAAAGTCTCCTAAGGAAAATTTGTAGGTGCTGCAATCGAACCAGGCTGTTGATGCAGCGCACGAGCTTCACGTGGGTGCCAGCTAGCAATACAACCTCATTTCCCAGCGCCTCACCCAGGAGCTGATACCCCTTTTCCTCGTAAATTCAGTGTGCAACATCAGGCCAAGACCCCACAAGTAACTGAGCCCCATCATGAGGCCCCAAGCAGCTCCCAGGTCCTTTGGGAGTCAGGACACCTTGAAGGTGTTCAGATCTTAGCAGGACCAAAGTCACTGTCTTTTGCTCTGCTCATCTTCAGCACGGAAGGCAGGAAGCAACGCTGTGAGCGGCACGTAGCAGTTGCGTGGTGTTTCCAGGGTCCTTACCACACACATCAAAAATCCCCCagtggaaagacagaaaaaacattatCACGAACACCCATAATACTGTTTATAACTTTATAAATtagaaataagctttttttaaaagacttaagTTGACAGTCTTCACAACAgtcgatttaaaaaaaaatatgggtaGGTGAGGAAAGTCATTTAGGCACTTTCTAGGAAGGGCTGAGGTGTTCCTGCTTAGAAACAGGCAGTCAAACAAGTAAAGGCTTTAGCTTAGTTCTGATTTGGGTtcaattacaaagaaaattgttccatttcagctgtgctgtgaaTTCAATGAAATTGCAAGAAACCGTTCTGAGCTAGATTTTGTTTCAGAGGGGAAAGAAGACATTTAGATTGAtcttctttcatattttattttgcctggaAAACATAAGCATTATTCCATCTTCTTAGTCCTCTCACCCTTATTCCCTTGGAAAAGATGAACGACCAGAACGTCAGTGTTATCCTGATCACCACACTATCACTACTGGCACAGGTTATGGGCAAAGGTCTTGCTTCTGGGGTTTTATTCCTGGgttttctaaacagaaaaagagaagcagcccCCATTTTTGCAAAAGGTCAAAATCTGTCTTAGTCTGGAAAAATTCCTGTTGATTTCAATGGCTTTTGAATTGGGGCCAGATTTTATCTCTGTACCTCACATTGATCCCCAAGTTTCAGCATTCTTCCTATCCTACTTTGGATCAGAGAAAACTTTTGAGAAAATCCAATTAAGACAATATTCCCCACTAGGAAAATAATGGCTCAGTTTCTAGGACCACTTCATATGTACCATGAATATGTGAGCAGCCTTATTTTATATCCTTAGTCAAAACttaaagcagagaaacacattttttatgCACCTTTATAAAGATATCACCATTgatgcagcagcaggaacaacGACAAATTATTAAATTCTTATTCTACTACATTTATGCCCTTACAGAGATGCTTATTTATCACTGTTATTAAAAGCTCATAAGGGACATCTCTAAAAGCTGTAAGCAATGGTGGGCCCTTGAATAAACAATAAATCCACAGATGCTTAATTGGCTTTTCAAAGCTGCCAAGCGCCAGCACTTTTGAGAGGTCAGCTCTTTAAGCCATTGTTTGTGTATCAAATATTAAGTTCATATGCTTATATTTTGGATGTTATTATTGAAAAAGAGAACTTGTACTTGTTACAGCAATAGCCTTCTTATGGAAGAGGTTATTGATATCTCTCCAGCAAAGGCAAACAGCACCAATAAGTCTAGGTCAATGCACACTGTGCCGCTACAGTTAATAAACTTTTGGAAGGTGCTTAAAAACGAGGACCTGCTGCAGTACAAATACACCTCAGGGGAGTTCAAGGCATCTGAGCGGCTGCAGTTCTGCAGAGAccccaaagcagcagaagtCATCGCACATTTTTCATGTCATACctcatttcttttcccacaAAGCTAGAAGAGAATGGGTCGGAAGATATGCCGAATGGTGGAAGTGTTCTTTCTGGACTACTTTCAGGTTACTTGAAATTCAATCACAGTGCTTCAGGTACATAAAAAAGAGCAACAAGGCACaataaatgcttcattttagaTTCCTAATGTCACACAGAGTGAGGCATTCATGGGTAAAGATTATGAGCCTGAAGTCTGTGTCCCAAAGATCTGTTGTATGTGGACTGCGACGCCAAGCAGAGTATTACTGAGATTAGCAGGACTCTGTGTGGGTGCTCACACATCAcacacagcaaaaagcaaaaccGAGCCTCGTAATTGTGCCGTGTACAAAGATTAATTGGAGCATCTAAGTGGGTCTTTCCTTCGGAAGGGTTCAAATCATTCCTCTTAGGACCTTAGATTGAGCTTAAGACATTGGAAAAGCTTAGATCAGGCTTTAATCATAACAGATAGCCCACCAAACAACCATTCCTCCAACATATCAAGAGCTCTTTCAATAGATACCTCTTTATTTGAAATGGAATGCatcttgaaaaatatgaaaaataaatcacatctCTCAGAAATCATTTATGAGTCATATTtacacacaattttttttgaCGACACTGATATTTCTGCTCACAATAGGATATGCTAGAAAACATTTGGTACATCACTGCAGCTATAATTCAGAAGCTGGCATTTGCATATCATGAACcttaaaaaagaggaattacTTCAGGATGTCAGAGAGACAACATCCACTTGATTTTCCTTTCCACCAATTTATAAATTTTCTTGGTCACCACAGCTTGAATTTTCTTGCTGAATCTGCTCCttaatcacttcttttttttaactaagaCATGTAATTTTGAACTCTTTATGAACTGACTGTCCACAGTTTTGCTACCTATACCAAGCATTTGCCTGCGTCTGTTTTACTGgcatttttgtttattctctACTGAATTTACTTCAGCCATatgctgttggcttttttttttttttttggtaagggGAAGGACaacctgatttattttcttgcaaagcTCCAGTAAGATGGAGCATGATCTGCTGGACCTACTTTCATAGCCATTGCTTACAAGGCAGAGACAGACAGTATTTAACCAAGTAGCTCCAATAAAGACTTTGCAGTAGTAGAGGGGCAAgccaaaaaaagcccagaacTACCTCATTTACATCATCAAACAATTTCTTGGTCTAAAATTACTAtcagtcaaaaaaaccccatggaaTTTAGAGCGTGAGAAAGTTGTCGGATTGTTCACGTCAGACAATTTAGCCTTATTTATACTGACGCGGCATGAGCCGCACAGTCCGACtgtccccaggggaccccagccAATTTGTTCCCATTCAGTTTCCAAGAGACAGTCTGGAGGCACAAAGGGGAGGTTTGATCCTTACACCCACCCCACCAACTCAGGCTACAGGCACAGGAACAGCTCAAGGTGGATTTTGTGACGTGACCATCTCTCACACCAAGAGTTTGGCTGACGCCAACGTTGTCGAAAAGGTAACACAGCAGGCAATGACAACAGGCAACAGTTTGTTGGTGAACTATGTCAGTACAAATGGTTTTGAGAGCATCCTTCAGACCAACTTAAAACAAGAAACATAAGGTGAAAGTGGGACATTGACCTTGAATCAgtgaaaaaacagctttcatttttaatttgctgctcTTTTCTCAAACCTTAATGTCAATTATAACACTAAAATTCTCgatcttttgttttcaaagcacaaaTACTTCCAGAAGAGCagtaaaatttcagctttaGACCAGATCCATAGACTTTTGTGGCATTCAGGGTCTTGTGTCCACCAAGGACAGGAATATCTGTCTCTCCTAGAGAAATATGTGTCTCCGATCacacaggaattaattttcatcAATTACATTTATCCTTCAGTAGGCTAAAACGTATTTTAGTAGGTGAGATATCAGCAGTACATCTGTATATCTGAAAAGGTGGATTAGTTACTCAGTAAACTGTAATTAATGACTCTAAAGAGAGGAGCCAAATTACAAATTACAGCCTATTTTGTGAGTCTTTGACTAGCTCATTAGAGAATCCCCTTACAACTCTAACATCCAAGCATTAGCAGAATGATAATGGCAGACGTACAGAGATGTGGAAATTGGCTATTATGATTGCCAAGACAGCGAATCTAATCCTAGAAGATGCAGGGCACCTTTGATTTCAATTAGTCTCAAAGTCATAACTTTGTTAGGACAGGTGTAATCTACCACCCCAAGCTCGTCACGCAACCTTGTCAAGGGCCAGATTGAAAAGAAGCGCTCGGGAGTAACCACAGAGGACTGCCGAGGTCCGGGCCTTAATTCTGCACCATGACATGTTTTGCACGTCTAGGTATGTGACCCTGACACCTGGGGGCAAGGAACAAAAGAGGAGGGCTAAAAGAGATCTCGACTTATTCCTTACAGGACTGAGCTTATTAGGGTGCAGAGGAAGGGACCATCATGTGCAGTAGCCAATTCTGAGATCTTCCTTTGAGTGTCACTTCAGTCTTTTGCTTTAAACACTTACAGAAACAGCTTGAACCAAGAACGTGGGGCTTTTCCAGGCAAGCTACGCCTCAGttacacaaacagaaaagcccTGGATGTGTGgctttaaaagattttgtttaCATTCATGTAACTTGTAAAGGAGCCAAAAGCCGTTTTCCTCACCACGCtagttaaaataaatagctcTGCGGCTGCAACTTTTTACCTTGAACCAGAGATAACGGGCCTCCTTGCTCCGTCCCGCTTACAACCTCCCCGCTCAATTTAAACCAGAGAACCCGCGCCGTAGTGGCACACAACGTGAAAACACCCATCGCCTGGAGGGCCCTGTCCTAGAAAGCACACCGGCCTGCGCCTGGGTCCCTCCTCTGCACCGGGCGAACAGCTCCGACCCGCTCTCGCCAGCCTCGACAAACTCCCACTGACTTttgagaggcagaggaagacagCCCAGCTGTGCAATTAGCCCTTTGTTTTCCGACTTCATGGCTTCATCGATGTTTTTAGAGGCGAGATCGCATGCCTCTCTCAACATCTGACAGTGCTACACACCAAAATTAATCTAGTTTATCTCAGCTAGAGAGCAACTTTCAGCTTATGAAAACTGTGACCAAAATAATCCATTAGCACGCTAAGATGTAGATAAGATGGATTTTAAACTAGGGGCTACTTTAATGCAAGACATTTAAAAACCGCCACGAAAATGCAACACAGGGCGAGAGCCCAGACCGCTTACAAACCGACCGTGCAGAGGGAGCCCTGAACTGGGACactaagaaaaatgttcataagCGCTTCTCAGCTCCAGCCCTCCAGCCTAGGAGCAAGCACATCAAACGGGTAACTGGAATCCAGCTGCGATTCCTGTATCACAAAAGAAGTTGGTCAGATTCTCCTCCGCTCGTACATTAACAGATGGGTTTTAATCTCAGATTGACGATCAACATTACTTTTTTGAATAACCAAACGTGAATAAGTTTTATCATCTTCCACCACgcataacattttaaaagaatatcgTTTAAAACCCAGATTATAATTGTTATTCTCATTAGAGAGAAGAGTTTTCATATGCAGTATGGGTTTCAGCCAAATTCCAAACTGCACATCACATTTTCCGTGTTAGTGTAATACAGCGTATTTtgggtaaaaatgaaaaactcttTTGTCAAATTGCACACGGCCAAACTACCCAGAACTTTTTAGTTCCTTTAGGGAGCTAACGTAcatgttgttttttcctttgctttttggatACGGCCTACATTCAGAAATGTCTTGCAaacaagtctttaaaaaaacccaaaaaaaaccaaaaaccaaacaaccaaccctaataaataaaatacattaaaataaagttacagTACATCATGTCTCCTAGAAGTCCCATCACACCAAAGGATCCTTTCCAAGGTTCATAAATAACAGATTTGAAATGCTTCTCGGCACCGagggcagcaaagcagcagcagcagcagctagcTGGGGTTCAGGTTGTTGAGCCGCTTCTCTCCAGTCTACCTGCATCTCTGGCGTTTGCCCAGTTTTTGATCAACTGAAGTACGTCCGCAACGAACGCGCTCAGTCCCGCTTCCCCAAAGCGCTTCGTTAACTTAACCTGCAATAAgacaacacagcacagcacaaaggGCAGCCGGTGAGTCGAAGAAGCGGCGCCCGGAGCAGGCTCTCCCCGTCGGGagccgcgccgcggggccggggccggctccagcccggggccggggccggctccAGCCCGGggcagccgcggggccggcgccgggcgggggAGCGCGGCTCGGCCGGTCCCGGGGGCAGGAGCCGGTCCCGGGGACAGGAGCCGAGCGGGTCCCGTCCCGGGGGCAGGAGCCGGTCCCGGGGGCAGGAGCCGGTCCCGGGGGCAGGAGCCGGTCCCGGGGGCAGGAGCCGGTCCCGGGGGCAGGAGCCGAGCGGGTCCCGTCCCGGGGGCCGGAGCGGAGCGCGGCCCTACCTGCGCTAGGCGGAGTTGGAGGCGCTGCGGAGGCGCGGGCCGTGGGGCTGCgccaggtgctgctgcttctggcgGGTGGAGCGGACGGCGAGGATGGCCTGGCGGTTCTTGTACTGCACCATCTGCAGCGTGATCGCCGCgttccagccctgctcctgcgcGCACCGAAAGTCGATCTCCTTCCCCTCGGCCATCACCACCGTGAAGTACACGTACTTGCCCTTCCGCTCCACGCAGTCCACCGTCTTCATGTTGGAGAAGTGAAGCTCCTTGATCTTGGCCGCCGGctcggccggcggcggcggctgctgctgcggcggcggcggctgcttGGGGGGGATGAGGAGCAGCCCCTCCTCGGTGAGGATGCAACGCTTCTTCttccagagctgcaggagcccGTCgctcctcttctccagcacGCCCTCCTTCACCGCCTTGCAGCCGCTCTCCAGCATCCTTCTCGCacgggccggcggggccggcggcctCCGCCCGCAGGGGCTGGGGTCGGGGGGCAGCCGGCACCAGCCGATGACtcgccgccccgcgccggctCCGAGGCGGAGGGCCGGGAGCGCCCCGGCCCGCAGGAAGCGGAGCGGCTGCCGCCCGTGCCGCGGCGTGGCGGGCTGCGGCGGGCGCGCTGCCGGTGCGGGCGGCTGTGGCGGCGGCCTTCCCTCCCCTCGGCTTTTGAGCGCGCCTTTCCCACCCCAGAGTGACACCCAGCGGAAAAGGCGGCTCCTCCCGCCGCCAGCGGGGAAGCCCAGCGCCGCCGACGGCGCGGCCGCGGTGCGGAGCGGCtgccccgcccggcccggcccgccccgcggagccgggggctgcgctccccggcggcagcgggcccgcccggccgcgcAGGTGCGGGCAGCAGGGGCAGCACCGCCGGCCTCCAGCCGCCTGCACCCCGCCCCTCCTCCTGCAGCGCGGCGAAAAAGGCAGAGCACGACGGTGCtgcgggacgggacgggacgggacgggacgggtCTCGCCGCTGCAGCTGTAGGCTCACACCGGGATTAACGTAAGGATGCAAGTGCTCTACAGCGCTCATCTGCTTTCGCCGCGGTATTCCAGCAGTTTGGGTTCGGAGCAAATTTCCTCAGCCTTCCCCCGCGGGGAGCAGCAGCGAAGGACCCCCTTCTGCGTGTCTTTGATTCAAGCCCAACAAAACCGGTGCCCATTTTCAGCAACACCCCGATATTTAAACGATCATCGCTCCCTTAAACAAATGGGACAACAACCTCGTCCCACAGCTTCATCCCTATACTTTAGCCTTGCTCTCGACTGCgctggggagaagcagcttccactatacatattaaaataaatccttactCTCTGCAGCAGTTTGAGTAATGTCTAAGGAGAGCCAGTATTCATATCACTTCCCAAAGGAAACACTAGAACCTCATTACTTGGAAGTTTTAAAAGTagacttacttttttttttaaaaaaaaaaaacaacaccacaaAACTAGCATGAGCTAGGaccatttttcttgttattctGCTTTGTTGCCACACATTTGCTTATTGTTAGGATACTGCCCTGAGGTTAGCtttcaaattcatttatttGAGTAGAAAAGTGACCTAAgcttaatattatttattttaaagccctTTGATGTATTAGGTGTAAATCAAAAGCCCACATAACTGAATTTGCCTGACAATGCCAATGGCAGCTGAAAGCCAGAAATTTCTTACTGTGTTTGAGAGcactggtttttttaaacatttatttaacatggccataaaaaaaaaccctcctcaCAATAATCTTGGCAGCTGGGAAGCAGGTCATGCTATAGCATAGGTCAGTGGGAGCACATTagaaaaaatcaatattaatgATATCTTTAACAGAGTTTGTCTctgataacattttaaaaaggacttcCTCTGATAATCTTTTCCTCTTGAAGTTCAAAGTTAATTCTGATAAATTGTTGAGAGGTAAACAGTTAAGGTAATAAAGGCAATTAAAATTCCTTAGCTGTTTCACCTTTCCTGAGGTAACTGGAAGACACTCTCAAATCAGTAACAAAGGCAACTTGCTAGCCacaagctgaacaaaaaaaggagattaaTATCTTAAACATCCATTTATCTAAAGAATAGTCCCTTCTCCTTAGAGCTTAACATATACGCTATAAGCTACAGCTCATCCTCACAACCATCTTATGCCTATTTTAACAGAGGCACATGCTAGTTTCCAAGAGATCTGAACACCACTCGCGATTGCCTCGATTTGCAGTTCATTGCCATTTGAACCCAAATTCCCCACCACAAATATCTGCATCTTCAGCTGCTGGTGCACGCACAAGGAGCCTCACACACAGCTTGAGCAAGGTAAGACAATCTCCTGCCTTTTCACCTGATGTGTTTTGCATCTGCTTCTTCACTCCCAATTAAGTGTGTCACATGAGCAGAGACTTAACTTTGAAACTGTTAAACTAAAACATAAACTGGTTAAAATGTATTCATCTATACCTAACAATTAAAATACTGAGTTTATGTAAGGCGCAGGACATTGAACTAAACCTCCAGAAGACTAATTTCTAATAATTTGCCTGCACAGTTTTGGTTGCTGCTCCATTGCTGTAAGTGAATAGCCACTTGATTCCAAGTAAATGCACTAACCAGTAGTATGGAAACTAGCCTTAGACTTAGGAGTCCCACAAGTTCTTCTGTAACAAGCATTcaagaacttttttccccccagtgcACTGTAACACTTCAGGACATTAACACATAATCTATACCTATATATTTTCATGTGAGCTTTTTTGCTTGTTCTCAGTGCTAATAGTAATTTGTAATTaaccaaaggaaaagagtgagaCTAGTGTGGAAGGCCAAAGATTTTCATCAAATATACAAGAGTAAAGGGACAAAATTAATTCTACTTCAAGCCTTCCATGGCATCAAGTTCTCTGAAGTGTTGAATGTCAGATTTTTAACCCAACTCTAAACACTGATGGACATACTCTGCTGATGTATAGACTCACAACAACCACCGTTTATTCCCAGTGAAATTCACCTAAGCACGTAATCAGAAGTAAACATGCAAAACATCCATTTAAACTTGTACTCTGTAAGCCAACAAATATTAACAgccatttaaaatacacatttgacCAAAAACACCAGATCAGTCAAAACCTAGGAGACTAGGGTAAGATGAAATACTGACAGTTGCATGGTAAAAGAACAAGATATCCCAATTTAATTGTGCAGAGTTTGCCAATAAAGGATAACAAACTTCATTTGCCTAGATGGAAGTCAAAACTGAACTTCCCGAAATGTTTCTTACattagtattttgaaaaaacacaGTTAAGCATACTACATTATCCCACTGAgattttactttacttttctttaaatatatatttaaaccaCTGCAATTATATTA encodes the following:
- the PHLDA1 gene encoding pleckstrin homology-like domain family A member 1: MLESGCKAVKEGVLEKRSDGLLQLWKKKRCILTEEGLLLIPPKQPPPPQQQPPPPAEPAAKIKELHFSNMKTVDCVERKGKYVYFTVVMAEGKEIDFRCAQEQGWNAAITLQMVQYKNRQAILAVRSTRQKQQHLAQPHGPRLRSASNSA